The Penaeus monodon isolate SGIC_2016 chromosome 17, NSTDA_Pmon_1, whole genome shotgun sequence genome contains the following window.
attattattattattattattattattattattattattatcattattattgttattattattattagtagtagtagtagtagtagcagtagtagtagtagtattattagtagtagtagtagtagtaatagtattagtagtattatcattgttattattattattattattattgttgttgtttttgttgttgttgttgttgttgttgttgttgttattattattattattattattattattattattattattattattattattattattattattattattattattattattattattattagcattagcattagcattattgttattagcattattagcattaacattattatcattatcatcttcatcattattattattattattagcattattgttgttgttgttgttgttgttgttgttgttgttgttgttgttattattattattattatcattatcattatcattatcattatcattattattattattattattatcattatcattattattattattattatcattattattattgctataaccatcatcattatctttacctttcTTCTCGTCTTCGTCGTCGTTCCCATcgtcgttgtttttgttatattatgattgttgGTGTTCTTAGTAGTAATAGTGCTCCACTAggagtagttattgttgttgttgtaatcattagtagttttattcttcttctttatttctactTTTGTCAATGTtgttacaacaactactactactgtactactacttCTGTTAATTCTTCTGTTAACTACTTCTGTTAcaccaccactgctactactactacttctactactattactactactactactactactacttctactacaactacttctactactactacttctactactactaatacctcTACTACTAtctccactactactactactactactactactactactactactactactactactactactactactactactacttctactattactgctgctactactactcaaactcctactcctactgttattactgttgcctCCATCATGTTAACtgttatcacaatcattaccattattattataactgttgttgttaatattagcaTACATCATctctaatgttattatattattactttctgatgataaataatgttattgataatagtaatgtatattcagcatcatttatcaatatctgtattatcattatcattactcttagctttactaattaatataataatccttCTTGTCATCACTATTTTgaatattgttttcatttcattcattataattttttaaaaatattaatatacatatattctaattgtttatattattacttcctgtgatatacataatgtttattgTAACAGGTATGAATAGCATATATTTCAATATCTGTATTTGACGTTTCAATTTTTCGTGTACTTTAACAGAATTACATAGAAATCCTTATATGCCATTACTTCTTGTTGAATGTGATTTTGACGAGACCATTCAACTTAAtaattttgtattgtgaagattatcATTTATTCTACCTTGTCTTCATTGTCATATGAATAAACTCTTGTTGTTCTCGTTATTCACTTTCCTTATTCCAAACAGAGAGGTCAAACCTtggattgatatattttttatcattatcccaagCAATTTTATCATGCATACCTAAACATCAAGACAATGCTGTTTAAATTTTTgctggctgaaaaaaaaatcttccctctaCTGTGGATTCAATTTCAGCTGTGAAGCAGAATCAGATGACTTGTTGAATTGGTTAAAGTTATAGTCTGGGAATATTGCTAACTTGGATGGacttatattcataataatttgtTGACTCATGGGCCCACACTCCTTGCAATAGGCTCAAATTgcctttattataactattttttttacattttcaatagTATTTTGCTGAAGGTAGTTTTCCACTTCTATCCCATTGCAAATGCCCACACATGAGCACACTTAGGAGAGTGAAATGTGCATTAATGGACTGCATTAGTGTGTCATCAAATGAGCTGAGATAATTCTGATTTTAATTATCTGATTGTAAACATGTTCTTCACTGACAGCCAAGAGATTATGAATAATGGGTAAGCAACGGGAAGATATGTCTTTAGTGTGTTGTTGGCACATTAAGGCCAACTCAGGTGTTGGTTCTAAGTTGGAGAATTCATGTGGGTTGAGTCATTGCCTTCAGAAAAGGCATATACTGTACATCAAAAATGGGCTACAAGTTCAGAGAAATCCCAACAAAAGTGACTGACACTGCACAAATTGAGACTGAAGGTAACAAGAATACAAGGATACCCAACTTTGGGAGAGTTCTTTGCTGGCAAAAGTTGTATTATTTGATGCAATAATTTTAACTGCATATGGTATCACATTTGTGCACCTCTAAAAATATCTGATATATTGTCCAGTTTTATATTCAAAGTTGGTAGCAATTTACAGCATCAGTGGAAAAATCACCACTGTTGATTATGCATCATCAAGTACTTTAAAAACTTGACAGAAATGATGCATGTAACTTAGTTTCCAAAGGATCTTCTTCACAGGACTAGCAAGAATCATACTGGAAATTTCACCACAATTATACCAAAGATTAAGTTCCCTCATTACTAGTCCTGGGTATATCACAAGCATCCTGTGGTTTGAACCTTAAATGACCACTATGCACATTGGCTGTTTTTAATGATGTGGACAAAATATCTTTAAGTCCTTCAACATCTAAGATCACTGCAGCATGATACTTTCTCTAAATACACACAGTGGCTTGACCTTACACTAAGAACTTGTGATGACTCTTGTCTTGTCTCTGCTTTTAATGGATCAGTAATCAAGTTCAGTATACATATGACATAATAAGTAGAAATACAAgatgaaatgtaaaataaattaagGACTAAATTTTAATGACCTCTGGCAGAAATGAACTCGAAAATGCTCAGTAAAATGCATTTGCAAGGATACAGCTACAAAGTCAGCCTCAAGGAAATGctagtaatatgtgtgtgtgtgtgtgtgtgtgtgtgtgtgtgtgtgtgtgtgtgtgtgtgtgtgtgtgtgtgtgtgtgtgtgtgtgtgtgcgcatgcgtgtgtgcacatacgAATGCATGAGTGTGTTTtatatgctataaatataaacatatattcatgaaTAGTATATAACACTGAAAACATCTgtgtggagaaagaaagaaatttcatATAGCTCAAGCTTTATGAAGATAAGGAAATACTTTCTAATATTTTCATGGCAAGACACTGTGATGATTGACATTTACATCTTGTGTTATGATAAATCTGTGATATCAAGAAAGAATATATACTGCAAAagttcataaaatattttaaagggtACAAATAAGCATAAAATCACttcagtttgttttatttatcaaaaacTGACTAGATATCAAAAAGTCTAAAAATTTACAATTCTTATACAAAAAAGTtatctgtatatatcatttaaaacatCAGTTTATTAGGAAAAAAACACTGGCCACACTTCACATAATTTGTGCAACATTATCTAACAGCATCATAATAATTTCCATATGATGTAAACTACAAGAAATTCAGCATAGTCAAAAGTCATGACTAATACAACCCTTTGCAAGACATGAGAACCTACTGGTACAATCAGGGATGAAGTGGTTAAACACAAACCCTCTTCTTCAGAgctaaaagaggaggaaaaataccTCACATCCCCTAATAATATCTTATCATGTTCATTATCCATTACAAGATTACTACCTGATGAATTATTGGCActgaaatattcttatttttgagCAAGTTTCCCTGTGTAACAATGTATGCTAGATTACTGAACATCAGTATTTGGTAATATAATAAATGGCAAATAATTTGGAAAGTTTATGATCAGTGTAACTTGTATATGACTTTACATAACTGGAAGTGTTCATATAGTCTGTTATACAGGTATAAATAACCTGATTATCAGAAATTATGCATCAGTTATCAAATCAACTAAAATTCTGCAatcacataaaagaaaataatcacagTGGACGGTGATAATGTTTACCCATTTCTTAAAAATAATTCAATTTAGAATATGCAATCTGCAGGCACTGGCTTCACACAGAATTCTTATGATTAGCACCAGAAGTTATGCTCCTATTCCATGAGACAGAAGCACATAAATTCTCATACAAGACTATACATGTCCAAGAAATATAATTTGCTTCTTTATAAAAAGTCAAGCATATATTCAATACTCGttttaaaaacacatttacaCGATAAACATCTTGAGCTTAAACTTTATAAGACGTAAGAATCAcaatgagaaaatataaaaaatcaaaataatggaTCTGCACTAAGTCAGGCAACTATTGAAAAATCTGCAGCAACCATTTTACTAATCGTATTAGTCCATTAGATTGTGTAGGACCTTCTTAGTTCCTTCATATGCAAGGAAAAGTGCTCCAGTTGCAGGAAACGTTCTCACCACAGTGGGACCTAGCCCATTATAAAGAGCAGCCACACCTGAAAATAAAATCAGTATACATATTGGATGTTTAAATGAAAAAGGCAACATTAACATTACCCTTTCTGATTCAAATGACTATTCCTGTGGAATATCTAATTATAAGccaaattcatattcatatatataaatagatacagaaaaatagtttttatcagtacattataattatcataacaacattGAAATACTAATAGCAAAAGATAAGGGCATGACTAGTATTGACTCGGTGAAGCCATATATGTGTCAACAAAATCAATGAACTAATCTCACATTGGAAATGGCATATATTTCATGCCATCCCAGCACAATCCTGTCCTTGAAACACTTTTTACAAATAAGGATCTGTTTCTAAGTCAGATAAAGAATCACATGAACCAACTGTTTTTGTAAGGCAAAAGGATGCTAAACCTTAATTCATGAGAGAAATGATTCATTCTAAATCatcatgtataaaaacatattaattcttctagtaaatatatacaagatattGATGTCATTTAATGCTACAAATGACAACAacttaaacattaatatataagaaaaagatgtgaTAAAAAGTAGAGAATATCTAAAATATTACATTTAAGGTCACTGACTACTACCCTACTAAGAAAGTATCACAAGTCAGGTTTGGGTAAATCTTTCATATATAATCACAGATTTCTTTATGAATAAAGACTTCTAaagatgaatagcaaaacactcttccgtgctgagacaatggaagaaaaacccacaatacaaaaactagatttattgaaagtgagcaTAAACATGATGCAACGGACATAGAAAAACAAATTTGTGGGATTAACACCAAGTATCACAAATAAATATAGgggatttccttttatttatagtctaTAATTTGGCTTATCAAATGGCTGAAGTAAATTTATAAATCTTGAATCATtactataagtaaataaataatacacaagtcataacaatgacaaaaataacaacatatcAAGTTTTAATTGACTACCATTTCACACTATTTACCTGTCACTATGGAAATCAGAGCAAATATTTGCAATGCTGTAATCAATTACCAAGTTATCTTAATAACAGAATATGCTGAGGCATAACATTGCTATAACAACTAATAAACATGAAAGTCATAACTCATGAAGATTCTGCTATTCATATCTGTAATATAATGGTTATTGCAACTGATAACAAGAGAAAAACTCACCTTCAGTTCTTAATATCTGCTTTGTAACTTTTATCATTGGCTCAGTTGAACCTGCAACTTGTATCCTTGATTTTACAACATCAGTAGGGAAAATGGCTGTCCAAAGAATAACCCCCGCAATGCCACCACAGATCATTGTCTTCAGAGGACCTATTTAGAAAAATGCAGACatctaattaatttctttttccagcgaaatacattaatatatctaCTGACAATATTTTCCATTAACCCAAGAATTCACAAAGTTATCAgtaaaatagataggtaaaaagatacataagaaatatcataaaaaaaaaaacatttaaaatataccaATTCCACTGACTTACCAATTTCATCTTTGGTTTTCCCTGGAGGAGTCATGAGGGCACGACTGGCCTCATACCctccaaagaagaagaaataaccaGGCATTTCTCTTGCGAAGGTTGAGGTTAGGCCTCGGAAGAGCCCTGGAATACCGTCAGACTTTAAAATCTGTCTCGTGAGCTTCCAGGGTCCTATCCTTTCCTGCATTaaaataaaagtgtaatttttgaaagggctcttctccctctctctctctctctctctctctctctctctctctctctctctctctctctctctctctctctctctctctctctctctctctctctctctctctctgtctcttttgcatatcccttccctttccttctttactcAATCCAAAccaaccctaccctaccctacccaacCGAACCCTATCCtaccttaccctaccctaccctaccctaccctaccctgccctgccctgccctactCTATCTTCCCTCATCAAGTTCAGTTCTTAATAGCCTACCCTATCGTATCCTTGCCTTTGCACTTTGCATacatggtaaaagaaaataagtttATTTACTATAAGTCATTAACCATACCGTATAATGCATGTATCATTCATATTGTCCATATTACTTACAGGTTCCTTATTTTGCATTGTTGCCATTTCCCTCATAGCCTGTAGGCGACACTTGACCAGTTCCGTTGGACAGAGagttaaagatgaaaaaaatgccgCAAAAAATCCAGCAGATGCATTTGCAAAAGTCGAAAGGTCCTCCACTTTCTGTTGATTAGGAAATTTAATTTACTTATGTCATTCTCATAGGatgatttatgaaaaaataacgtaaccaaatataaaataatatagatccATAATATACTATTACTGAAaaggttaataacaataatggtatttaggaatgtaaggatgataatggtaatagtaataatgatgatgataataacaataataatagtgaatgcattattttcattaacatcacaaTACTGCTTATGGtaattatctaatattttatctatcaatAACATTTACATTACCATTACAAAAAAATGGGAAGGTCAAATTTTAAAGACAAGCAAATTTAAAATATCTAACCTGAACACCAGTAGAATATGCCACAGCTTTCTGGCAAACACCATAAGCCGCAAAAAGAACCGAATTTTCAGCAATATTTGCAGCAAGGGCGGGAACTGTGCCTGCATAGAGACCCCTGACACCATCCCGTTTCAGAGTCTGAGAGAAACATCCTACCATGCCACGGTAGAGATCAGGAAAGGTCTGCATTTTGACTTTGACAGTATCCAGAGGTTGCCCAACATACACACTCGCGACACCACCTTTGAAAAGACAATTATATCTTACTTCATTCAAAGACTGAACAACAGCATTAAATCAATGAATAGTTACTATATTAATACCTAAGTTTACCTCAAGCATGTATCTTTGATAATAAACTGAAAGGAACACAATATTTTCATTcttaaaaatattactatttcgTATCAACTAAAACTACTTCTactatttttcttccttattttaaaaCCTTGATAGTGACTGACCCTATCCAGTTAGTTAGCCCAGTGACCATGGGTTTATGTAAAgttcactgtagttttttttgtgaattttgttgcataCAGATTGTTCTACAAGTGtgtagtcaccaaggagtcaataagCTGGCACTGTGAGGTAAACAGGTGGGATAGATAGGACTTATAATTGACTTTTTGATTTAGTAAATAAACTGAAATAACAGTGGACATGGAATTATGTCATGCCATCCACAGCCATCTGATTAATATCTAAAGCCCGGGGATCCAATACCTAGATTCAACCCTGCCCCCCTTAGCTACCTTCAACAATGGTCTAACTTATACTGATCTTGTCTTCACCTGCCCAGCCTCCT
Protein-coding sequences here:
- the LOC119583569 gene encoding LOW QUALITY PROTEIN: mitochondrial ornithine transporter 1-like (The sequence of the model RefSeq protein was modified relative to this genomic sequence to represent the inferred CDS: deleted 1 base in 1 codon), yielding MEARDFNAIRMSLLRNVVSLGALDSPGGCTTQHTPGHSGRGKLEVPTSSAVSWPAVKESIGPVIMQHYKDTFIDLMGGSMGGVASVYVGQPLDTVKVKMQTFPDLYRGMVGCFSQTLKRDGVRGLYAGTVPALAANIAENSVLFAAYGVCQKAVAYSTGVQKVEDLSTFANASAGFFAAFFSSLTLCPTELVKCRLQAMREMATMQNKEPERIGPWKLTRQILKSDGIPGLFRGLTSTFAREMPGYFFFFGGYEASRALMTPPGKTKDEIGPLKTMICGGIAGVILWTAIFPTDVVKSRIQVAGSTEPMIKVTKQILRTEGVAALYNGLGPTVVRTFPATGALFLAYEGTKKVLHNLMD